In Brachybacterium fresconis, the genomic stretch CGCGCCCGCGGGGTGCTCACCATCCTCGACGTCAAGCGCGGGGACATCGGCTCCACCATGGCGGCCTATGCCGAGGCGCACCTGCGTCCGGGAGCCCCGCTCGAGGCGGATGCCATCACCGTCAGCCCGTACCTCGGGGCCGGGTCGACGGATCCTGCCGTCCAGCTCGCGCTCGAGCACGGCAAGGGAGTGTTCCTGCTCGCGCTGACCTCCAATCCCGATGGTCCGCAGGTCCAGCATGCCCTGACCCGTGATGACACGCCGGTGGCGCGCGAGATCGCGCGACACGCCGAGGATCTCGGATCCGGCGTGCCGGGGGAGTGGGGGAGCGTCGGCCTGGTGGTCGGGGCGACGGTCGGGGACGCCTATCGACGGCTCGGCCTCGACCGCGCCGCGCCCTGGGCACCCCTGCTCGCCCCGGGGTTCGGAGCCCAGGGCGCAGGACCGGCGCAGATGTCCGAGGTGTTCGGTGACAATGCAGGTCACGTGCTGGTTTCGCTGTCCCGTGGTCTCTTGTCCGCCGGGCCCGACCCAGCCGCTCTGACGGCCCGAGCACGGCAGCTGAGCGCGCAGTACCGCTGACCCGCGCGAGCCTCCGTCCCGGCCCCTCGGGGGCCGCCCGACGGGCCGTCCCGGAGGCCTGCGAAGGGGTCTCGACCCGGGTCCGAACCGCACCGGACCTGGGATTGTGCGTGTCAGAAGTGGGCTCGGACACGCCATGGGGGTTACGCTCTTCGAACAGCGGGGCCCTTCCGGTTCCCGCCCGTCACCAGCAAGAGAACAGAGGTAAGAACTGTGGCTCTCCCTCCCCTCACCCCTGAGCAGCGGGCCGAGGCCCTGAAGAAGGCCGCCGAGGCTCGTCGTGAGCGCGCGGCCATCAAGGCCCGGCTCAAGGACAGCGCCGGCCGTCGCGGCCAGGAGATCAAGAAGGTCCTGGACGAAGCCGAGTCCAACGAGATCGTCGGTCGTCTCCGCGTCGCCGCCCTGCTCGAGGCCCTCCCGGGCGTCGGCAAGGTGAAGGCCCAGCAGATCATGGAGGAGATCGGCATCTCCCCGTCCCGCAAGATCCGCGGCCTCGGCTCCCACCAGGCGGAGAAGCTCGTCGCCCACTTCTCCGAGTGACCGGACCCCACCGGGCCGGTGCCGGGACGGCACCGGCCCCGGTGACCGTCCTGGCCGGCCCCACCGCGGTGGGCAAGGGCACGGTCTCCGCCAAGATCCGCGAGCAGTACCCGCAGATCTGGCTGTCCGTCTCGGCGACCACCCGGCCTCCGCGACCCGGTGAGGTCGACGGGGTGCACTATCGCTTCGTGAGCGAGGACGAGTTCACCCGCCTGGTTCAGAGCGACCAGATGCTGGAGTGGGCGATCGTTCACGGCCGGCACCGCTACGGCACGCCCCGCGGCCCGGTCGACGAGGCCGTCGCGGCCGGTCATCCGGTGCTGCTGGAGATCGATCTCGCCGGTGCCCGGCAGATCCGGCGCACCGTCCCGGAGGCCCGCTTCGTCTTCCTCGCCCCGCCCAGCTGGGAGTCCCTCGTCGAGCGTCTCGTCGGCCGCGGCACCGAGACCGCCGAGCAGCAGGAGCGCCGTCTGCAGACGGCGCGCCGCGAGCTCGCCGCCGAGAGCGAGTTCGACGTCACCATCGTCAACGACGAGGTGCCGCGCGCCACGGCGGAGCTCGCCGGCCTGCTGGGCGTGCGCGACCTCACCTGATCCGTGCAGCGGTCCCCTCGCCCTGGGGCGTCTCGAGGGCGTATCCTGGGACGTCGCACGCCGAAACTCTCGAAGGGACATCCGTGGCCGGAACAGTCGCTCAGCCCGA encodes the following:
- the mihF gene encoding integration host factor, actinobacterial type; this translates as MALPPLTPEQRAEALKKAAEARRERAAIKARLKDSAGRRGQEIKKVLDEAESNEIVGRLRVAALLEALPGVGKVKAQQIMEEIGISPSRKIRGLGSHQAEKLVAHFSE
- the gmk gene encoding guanylate kinase, whose translation is MTGPHRAGAGTAPAPVTVLAGPTAVGKGTVSAKIREQYPQIWLSVSATTRPPRPGEVDGVHYRFVSEDEFTRLVQSDQMLEWAIVHGRHRYGTPRGPVDEAVAAGHPVLLEIDLAGARQIRRTVPEARFVFLAPPSWESLVERLVGRGTETAEQQERRLQTARRELAAESEFDVTIVNDEVPRATAELAGLLGVRDLT
- the pyrF gene encoding orotidine-5'-phosphate decarboxylase, with translation MSRSADAFGARLREAVDAQGRIVAGIDPHAALLQAWSLPDTPQGLAAFSRTALDAVAGEVCAIKPQSAFYERHGAAGVAVLEELLAAARARGVLTILDVKRGDIGSTMAAYAEAHLRPGAPLEADAITVSPYLGAGSTDPAVQLALEHGKGVFLLALTSNPDGPQVQHALTRDDTPVAREIARHAEDLGSGVPGEWGSVGLVVGATVGDAYRRLGLDRAAPWAPLLAPGFGAQGAGPAQMSEVFGDNAGHVLVSLSRGLLSAGPDPAALTARARQLSAQYR